A single Cryptococcus neoformans var. grubii H99 chromosome 7, complete sequence DNA region contains:
- a CDS encoding rhomboid family membrane protein has product MTSPVDGHLQSNLQRQSYRGQEGAMYREQEGAMGGQDVGLLAPGPAAYQYDTPHEDDDGPYRDRMMTTSPSIGPWDSASQRSLPHHSHSAFPLPQPSHMPLAGESTQLSGEKHLTDKPSYSGLSYVDEDGEYYQTDKLRPGSAILNGSKAFDTVEMGNVRPYSSYDDDPAKYASYQDHPSYPYPPQQGQEGGFAGFTRPSNLYIMLLFPTGLDRLLSLFNVKAGAYPVEQAIERKKRGLGGQKYPVAAWCLTAAMTAVMVYEMVRNYQAMGTPIAIRPTFNYMIGPSSEVLINIGARFPPCMKNVPALPATFELACLNDTSSSPTTACTIEQICGHGGFHGETPDQWWRFILPIFLHVGIIHLIVNMLVQITASAQVEREMGTVPFLIVYMLGGIYGFVLGGNFTRTGIPSVGASGALFATNACVVVDLVLHWKYEERPKLKAFLLFLEFGIGFAMGYIPNAVDGLAHLGGWAMGILCGTILYPAITETKRRKYVIWGCRVVALALIIMAMVMTIKNFYTDDPNKACEWCKYLSCIPTSSNDHCTGTGITTTGTSTTKRSWDLL; this is encoded by the exons ATGACAAGTCCAGTCGACGGCCATCTTCAGTCCAACTTACAGCGCCAGTCGTACagaggacaagaaggtgCGATGTACAGAGAACAAGAAGGTGCGATGGGAGGGCAGGATGTAGGACTGCTCGCACCCGGACCGGCAGCGTACCAATACGATACCCCACAcgaagacgacgatggACCGTACAGAGATAGAATGATGACCACTTCGCCTTCGATCGGTCCCTGGGACTCTGCTTCTCAGCGCTCATTACCGCATCACTCCCACTCGGCTTTTCCCCTCCCACAACCAAGCCATATGCCTCTTGCAGGCGAAAGTACCCAATTGAGCGGGGAGAAGCACCTCACTGATAAACCGAGTTATAGCGGTTTAAGCTAtgttgacgaagatggCGAGTATTACCAGACTGATAAGCTTCGTCCTGGCAGTGCCATCTTGAACGGCTCAAAAGCATTCGACACTGTCGAGATGGGCAACGTCAGACCTTATTCTTCATATGACGATGATCCAGCCAAGTATGCTTCATACCAAGACCACCCATCTTATCCCTACCCTCCGCAGCAAGGTCAAGAAGGCGGATTTGCAGGTTTCACACGACCGAGCAATCTTTACATCATGTTACTCTTCCCAACTGGTCTTGATAGGTTACTGTCATTGTTCAATGTCAAGGCGGGTGCATACCCTGTTGAGCAGGCTATtgagaggaaaaagagggggTTGGGAGGGCAAAAGTATCCTGTGGCCGCTTGGTGTTTGACGGCAG CGATGACGGCTGTTATGGTATACGAAATGGTTAGGAATTACCAGGCTATGGGAACACCTATCGCTATCAGG CCAACTTTCAACTACATG ATCGGTCCATCCTCGGAAGTCCTCATCAATATTGGAGCTCGTTTCCCACCTTGTATGAAAAATGTCCCGGCTTTACCAGCTACCTTTGAGCTTGCTTGTTTGAACGATACCTCCAG CTCGCCGACGACGGCTTGTACCATTGAACAGATCTGTGGGCATGGCGGCTTCCACGGTGAAACCCCGGACC AATGGTGGCGATTTAtcctccccatcttccTACACGTCGGTATCATCCACCTCATCGTCAACATGCTCGTCCAAATCACCGCCTCTGCCCAAGTTGAGCGCGAAATGGGGACGGTCCCGTTTTTGATCGTGTACATGCTGGGGGGTATCTATGGATTTGTGTTGGGAGGAAATTTTACGAGGACAGGGATACCGAGTGTAGGAGCGAGTGGGGCCTTGTTCGCGACG AATGCGTGCGTGGTGGTAGATTTGGTTTTACATTGGAAATACGAAGAAAGGCCGAAATTGAAAGCGTTCCTACTCTTCCTCGAATTCGGTATCGGTTTCGCCATGGGTTATAT CCCCAACGCGGTCGACGGCCTCGCGCATCTCGGAGGCTGGGCAATGGGTATCCTATGCGGTACCATCCTCTACCCAGCTATAACCGAGACGAAGAGGCGGAAATACGTGATTTGGGGATGTAGAGTCGTGGCACTGGCGTTGATTATCATGGCGATGGTGATGACTATCAAAAACTTTT ATACAGACGACCCGAATAAAGCTTGCGAATGGTGCAAGTACCTATCTTGTATCCCTACAAGCTCAAACGATCACTGTACTGGTACC GGTATCACAACTACAGGCACTTCTACGACGAAACGTTCTTGGGATTTGCTATGA
- a CDS encoding hexosaminidase, which translates to MLFNGLLEAVSLSLPFFASPSPLSAKPDINVVPLPRHYIIGDGSTPVCLSTNFSIQPAPSSSVIFPADLQEAIVSTRHRLKNTRVTYLSPNEGSEFFSGGSGAIRSCAYYLDTLYIDLTAYNGTDILSETIAPVEERAELETYTLDLSLKGKAMINSRGALGAFRGLSTFEGLFYSLETEVKGSDRVYAPLAPYHIEDKPSFGWRAVLLDTSRHYFSVPSILKILDTMAMVKLNVFHWHVTDSNSWPLDLDRYPELAAKGAYSRSETYSQKDIQMIIDYAGHRGIDTLLEIDTPGHTASIAPSHPSFVACFESTPFKHSAHQPPAGQLRFADEKVIKWTAQLLQEVGSLSKGRYFSTGGDEINMNCMLEDIPTASKLKARGWTLDDALDHFTEKTHAPLRQAGKTPVVWQEMVLSHGKMPSLTNDTIVDIWVNSSDARKVLDQGYRIVHASADYFYLDCGQGGWFGEEGGGNSWCDPMKTWARMYSFDPFKDVKAEERHLILGGQTSLWTEQTDETNLEPTLWPRAAALAEVFWSGPGPDGRPRSANKALSRMHDIRYRMVGRGVRATPLQPRWCALRPDACILGA; encoded by the exons ATGCTCTTCAATGGCCTACTCGAAGCTGTCTCCTTGTCACTACCGTTCTTTGcttctccgtctcctcTTTCGGCCAAACCCGATATCAATGTCGTCCCTCTGCCTAGGCATTACATCATCGGTGATGGGTCGACCCCTGTTTGTCTTTCTACCAATTTCAGCATACAACCAGCTCCCTCGTCTTCAGTTATTTTCCCAGCTGACCTTCAAGAGGCCATCGTATCAACTAGACACCGCTTGAAGAATACTCGGGTAACGTATCTTTCACCCAACGAAGGATCAGAGTTCTTCTCCGGCGGCTCTGGTGCTATTCGATCTTGCGCGTACTATCTCGATACCTTGTACATTGATCTCACTGCCTATAATGGTACAGATATTCTCTCAGAAACCATTGCACCCGTCGAAGAACGCGCCGAGCTCGAGACATACACGCTTGATCTCTCTCTCAAGGGGAAAGCAATGATCAACTCTCGAGGCGCTTTGGGTGCGTTCAGAGGTCTCAGCACCTTCGAAGGCCTTTTCTACAGCCTTGAAACTGAAGTCAAGGGATCGGACAGAGTGTATGCTCCACTTGCCCCTTATCATATTGAAGACAAACCAAGTTTTGGCTGGCGAGCAGTATTGTTGGATACCTCGAGGCATTACTTTTCCGTTCCATCTATCCTGAAA ATACTGGATACGATGGCCATGGTTAAGCTCAACGTCTTCCACTGGCACGTCACCGACTCCAATTCATGGCCTTTAGACCTTGACAGGTATCCAGAACTCGCAGCCAAAGGAGCCTATTCCAGGTCTGAGACGTACAGCCAGAAAGATATACAGATGATCATCGATTATGCAGGCCAC AGAGGCATTGACACACTCCTCGAGATTGACACACCAGGCCACACTGCCTCTATTGCTCCCTCACATCCCTCCTTCGTGGCATGCTTTGAGTCGACGCCATTCAAGCACTCTGCTCACCAGCCTCCAGCAGGACAGCTGCGATTTGCTGACGAAAAGGTGATAAAATGGACAGCTCAGCTCCTGCAGGAGGTCGGCAGTTTGTCTAAAGGAAGATATTTCAGTACGGGAGGGGATGAGATCAATATGAACTGCATG TTGGAAGATATACCTACAGCATCTAAACTGAAAGCCAGAGGCTGGACGTTGGATGACGCGTTGGATCATTTTACTGAAAAGACGCATGCCCCCTTGAGACAAGCAGGGAAAACTCCAGTGGTCTGGCAAGAGATG GTGCTCAGCCACGGGAAGATGCCATCTCTTACTAATGACACCATTGTTGATATCTGGGTCAACTCTTCGGATGCTCGCAAAGTTTTGGACCAAGGATACCGTATAGTCCACGCTTCGGCAGACTACTTTTACCTG GACTGTGGACAAGGCGGATGGtttggggaagagggaggtGGTAACAGCTGGTGTGATCCCATGAAGACTTGGGCAAGAATGTATTC TTTTGACCCTTTCAAAGATGTCAAAGCCGAAGAGAGGCACTTAATTCTGGGTG GTCAAACATCGCTCTGGACAGAGCAG ACCGACGAAACGAATCTGGAGCCCACTCTCTGGCCCAGAGCAGCAGCTTTAGCTGAAGTCTTCTGGTCTGGTCCAGGACCAGACGGCCGACCCCGCA GTGCGAACAAGGCGCTATCTAGAATGCACGATATCCGCTATAGAAtggtgggaagaggtgTGAGAGCCACACCTCTGCAGCCGCGTTGGTGCGCTCTTCGTCCGG ATGCGTGTATCTTAGGTGCTTAA
- a CDS encoding ubiquinol-cytochrome c reductase subunit 6, producing MAADNMTQQTAAAPAEQQQETSGFFSSFVSYFVPTAHADDSEEEEKEEPAEEEEEEEEEDPEDIAPAIREECEKNSCAEHVHHFAHCQEKVEAGEGFPGEDCVEEFFHVLHCVDACAAPKIFKKLA from the exons ATGGCTGCCGACAACATGACACAACAGACCGCCGCTGCCCCCGCTGAGCAACAGCAAGAGACCTCCggtttcttctccagcttcgTCTCTTACTTCGTCCCTAC TGCTCACGCCGACGACtctgaggaagaagaaaaggaggaacccgctgaggaggaagaagaagaggaggaggaggaccCCGAGGAC ATCGCCCCTGCCATCCGAGAGGAGTGCGAGAAGAACTCTTGTGCTGAGCACGTTCACCACTTTGCGCACTGCCaagagaaggttgaggcGGGTGAGGGTTTCCCTGGAGAGGACTGTGTTGAAGAGTTCTTCCACGTCTTGCATTGTGTTGAT GCTTGCGCCGCCCCCAAGATCTTCAAGAAGCTCGCGTAG
- a CDS encoding sorting nexin MVP1 produces the protein MFNSPRPMASSYSYTDPLSNSAAAGTVFGELDPWSSAPSPAGSTTPARTTASASESRNVAANGNKEEGLNGLINDPPALYVSLLDQLDTSGTGEVSLAAVHRLLGTSKLPAVVVEKIIHLTSRDKSTLTRPEFFCALALVSLAQSSPDPNDISIEKLSFSLSNLPLPKLKPSDPPSVSSGVAAITAAATGYNAWDGTINKGTTYSANNSTFRSTDPMANTTEDRWWKDQERIAVTLIPEKEGWFLQKYRIESDKRGEGPVARRYSDFVWLMDVLEKRYPFRILPPLPPKRINPSSAFLEARRLALNRLLTFLTAHPVLRTDACLNIFLTSPSFESWRKRTPVSTDEESLSKNLTTAQEMSIPSDLELKLDNLRERLPAMLGHYTRLVVMAERSLVRLQMQAAEAARMAMSTQSIGELVPRCCWRSVQGDDGESGRGVARECGLCEGVGRGWGDVGDGWVNVGEELEKGVQLLQKHIESLKSQRDLYLSFHALFYRHSKLSVDNVDALRKKVDSRFSKIESLKSAKKPGWEGEVDKLASQSDIDTAEIQRLLARRVFVRACMWHELSVVFHSMQAAQGTMGWRDYVKDQKEMTKRLNSVWQGLEEALESMPLE, from the exons ATGTTCAACTCGCCACGACCAATGGCCAGTTCTTATAGTTATACTGACCCCCTGTCAAATTCGGCTGCGGCAGGTACAGTCTTCGGGGAGCTGGATCCCTGGAGCAGCGCCCCCAGCCCGGCGGGGAGTACAACTCCTGCAAGGACAACTGCATCCGCATCTGAAAGCAGGAACGTAGCTGCAAATGGcaataaagaagaagggctgAATGGGTTGATCA ACGATCCCCCTGCGCTCTACGTCTCTTTGTTGGACCAGCTAGATACTAGTGGTACTGGAGAGGTGTCCTTGGCTGCTGTTCATCGATTATTAGGTACTAGCAAGCTCCCTGCTGTGGTCGTTGAAAAG ATCATTCATCTTACATCTCGAGATAAATCAACTCTCACTCGACCCGAGTTCTTCTGCGCCCTGGCCCTCGTCTCACTCGCCCAATCGTCCCCCGACCCCAATGACATCTCAATTGAGAAactctccttttccctttccaacCTCCCTTTACCCAAGCTCAAGCCCTCTGATCCTCCGTCAGTTTCATCTGGTGTGGCTGCTAttactgctgctgccacGGGGTACAACGCCTGGGACGGAACTATCAATAAAGGCACGACCTATAGTGCGAATAACAGCACTTTCAGATCCACTGATCCCATGGCGAACACCACTGAAGACAGATGGTGGAAGGATCAAGAACGGATAGCGGTAACCCTCATACctgagaaggaagggtggtTTTTGCAAAAATATCGGATAGAAAGTGAT aaaagaggagaaggaccTGTGGCAAGGAGGTACAGCGATTTTGTGTGGTTGATGGACGTTCTGGAGAAGCGATAT CCCTTCCGGATATTGCCCCCTCTTCCGCCGAAGCGCATAAATC CCTCTTCTGCTTTCCTTGAAGCTCGTCGCCTAGCTTTGAATCGCCTCTTGACTTTTCTTACTGCTCATCCCGTCCTCCGCACAGATGCATGCCTCAACATTTTCCTCACCTCGCCCTCATTTGAATCGTGGCGCAAGCGCACCCCTGTCTCCACAGACGAAGAATCACTTTCCAAAAATCTGACTACGGCCCAAGAGATGTCAATCCCTTCCGATCTCGAGCTCAAGCTTGACAATTTGAGAGAACGATTACCAGCAATGTTGGGGCATTACACTCGGTTAGTGGTGATGGCCGAAAGGAGCTTGGTAAGGTTGCAGATGCAAGCCGCTGAAGCTGCCAGAATGGCGATGAGCACGCAAAGTATTGGAGAGTTAGTGCCCAGATGTTGTTGGAGGAGTGTGCAAGGTGACGACGGTGAGAGTGGCAGAGGAGTAGCGAGGGAATGCGGACTATGTGAAGGAGTAGGAAGGGGGTGGGGAGATGTAGGTGATGGATGGGTCAATGTTGGTGAAGAACTTGAAAAGGGA GTGCAATTGTTACAAAAACACATTGAATCTCTCAAGTCACAACGCGATCTGTATTTGTCCTTCCACGCCCTTTTCTACCGACATAGCAAACTGTCAGTGGATAACGTCGATGCTCTTCGCAAAAAGGTAGACTCCCGCTTCAGTAAGATTGAATCTCTCAAATCCGCAAAAAAGCCTGGATGGGAGGGTGAAGTCGACAAGCTTGCTAGCCAAAGCGACATAGACACTGCAGAAATCCAACGTCTATTAGCCAGAAGAGTGTTCGTAAGAGCTTGTATGTGGCACGAATTGAGTGTGGTGTTCCATTCGATGCAGGCTGCCCAGGGCACCATGGGTTGGAGGGACTATGTGAAAGATCAGAAAGAAATGACAAAGAGATTGAACAGTGTTTGGCAggggttggaagaggcTTTGGAGAGTATGCCGTTGGAATAA
- a CDS encoding starch phosphorylase, whose product MAELTKENLDKVPASPGSSHSSRTPSLHQPEMSRRSSLSAGHPHSFKQVDPTQIGVPIVTPRKERPGHQRSLTGSYFPSQKGGIVDMPGEWPVGDEKTWREGKKAMTIDQENPQDVANTIVRHVNTSLGRQVYNVDEVAAYQATALSVRDQLLDRWNQTAAYHTAKAPKRVYYLSIEWLVGRSLDNAVLNLGMRNVYEEANRKLGFNFEDLLNEERDAGLGNGGLGRLAACYIDSMATLNLPGWGYGLRYNYGIFKQLISNSGEQLEAPDPWLDRENPWEIARLDVTYPIRFYGRVDPIPNTDRAVWSGGMECLAVAYDTPIPGYGTKNCANIRLWSAKPVQGFDLNSFNAGNYEASVAASSEVENITRVLYPNDNMYAGKKLRVMQQYLWVSASLQDMLRRFTKLDLPWTELPDYVCIQMNDTHPTLAIPELMRILIDEEKLDYNTAWKITQKVFAYTNHTVLPEALERWQLDLFEELLPRHLQIIYRINFDFLGLVAKRWPGDMDRIRRMSIIEEGSPKYVRMAYLAIVSSFKINGVAELHSQLLQATIFRDFVEFKGRDAFTNVTNGITPRRWLLQCNPELAALITHTLGSDDWATNLKLLKNLLPMADNADFRKAFTNIKMDNKCRLASLIEAELGITLNVNSVFMTQIKRLHEYKRQTLNLFGVIYRYLRIKQASPEERKKITKHTAIFAGKAAPGYYVAKLVIRLINNVARVVNDDPDVGDLLKVVFIPDYSVSIAEVLVPASDVSVQISTAGTEASGTSNMKLALNGALLLGTVDGANVEIAEDAGEDQSFLFGHLAEQVDEVRYANTYQPTPLEQRSPELAQTFKAIEAGTFGDGAIYAPLLKTVYEHDYYLVSNDFGSYLSAEKLMDECYDSDKTEWTRKSIITAFNMGDFSSDRSVQDYADGIWSVEPCEVPEGFSI is encoded by the exons ATGGCAGAGCTCACCAAAGAGAACCTCGATAAAGTCCCAG CTTCCCCGGGCTCTAGCCATAGTTCCCGCACCCCTTCTTTGCACCAGCCGGAGATGTCGCGGAGATCTTCTCTGTCGGCGGGGCACCCCCACTCTTTCAAGCAAGTCGACCCCACCCAGATTGGTGTGCCTATTGTAACTCCTC GCAAGGAACGTCCTGGGCACCAACGATCCCTCACCGGCTCTTACTTCCCCTCTCAGAAGGGTGGAATCGTTGATATGCCAGGAGAATGGCCTGTCGGGGATGAAAAGACTTGGAGGGAAGGTAAGAAAGCTATGACGATCGATCAGGAGAATCCCCAAGATGTTGCGAATACCATTGTTAGACACGTGAACACGAGTTTGGGCAGGCAGGTTTACAACGTCGATGAG GTTGCCGCTTATCAGGCGACCGCTTTGTCTGTGAGGGACCAACTTCTTGA cCGATGGAACCAGACCGCCGC CTATCATACCGCCAAGGCTCCCAAGCGCGTTTACTACCTCTCCATCGAATGGCTTGTCGGGCGATCTCTTGATAATGCTGTGCTTAACCTGGGCATGAGGAACGTGTACGAAGAGGCGAACCGCAAGTTGGGCTTCAACTTTGAGGATCTCCTCAATGAAGAGCGAGATGCTGGTTTAGGCAATGGAGGTCTCGGTCGTTTGGCTGCCTGCTAC ATCGACAGTATGGCGACTCTTAACCTCCCCGGTTGGGGTTATGGCCTGAGATACAACTATGGTATCTTCAAGCAActcatctccaactctGGCGAACAGCTTGAAGCTCCTGACCCATGGCTTGACCGTGAAAAT CCATGGGAAATTGCCCGTCTTGATGTGACCTACCCCATCCGATTCTACGGCCGTGTTGatcccatccccaacaCCGATCGTGCTGTGTGGTCGGGGGGTATGGAGTGTTTGGCCGTGGCTTACGATACCCCTATCCCTGGTTATGGCACCAAGAACTGTGCAAATATTAGATTGTGGAGTGCTAAACCCGTTCAAGGATTCGACTTAAACTCTTTCAATG CTGGTAACTACGAGGCCAGTGTTGCCGCCAGTAGTGAGGTGGAGAACATT ACTCGGGTACTTTATCCCAATGACAACATGTACGCTGGTAAGAAGCTTCGAGTGATGCAGCAGTACC TTTGGGTCAGCGCCTCTCTGCAAGACATGCTCCGCCGCTTCACCAAGCTTGATCTGCCCTGGACCGAGCTGCCCGATTACGTCTGTATCCAGATGAACGACACCCACCCGACTCTTGCCATCCCCGAGTTGATGAGAATCTtgattgatgaagaaaagttGGATTACAACACTGCCTGGAAGATCACCCAGAAGGTGTTCGCTTACACCAA CCACACTGTCCTGCCTGAGGCTCTTGAGAGGTGGCAGCTTGATCTCTTCGAAGAGCTTTTGCCTAGGCATTTGCAGATCATCTACAGGATTAACTT TGATTTCCTTGGCCTTGTGGCGAAGCGATGGCCT GGTGACATGGACCGTATCCGCCGAATGAGTATCATCGAAG AGGGATCCCCCAAATATGTCCGCATGGCATATCTCGCCATTGTCTCATCTTTCAAGATCAACGGTGTTGCCGAGCTGCATAGTCAGTTGTTGCAAGCCACCATCTTTAGAGACTTTGTAGAATTTAAGGGCAGAGATGCGTTTACTAAT GTAACCAACGGTATCACTCCTCGTCG ATGGCTCCTCCAGTGCAACCCCGAGCTTGCCGCTCTTATTACCCACACTCTCGGCTCCGATGATTGGGCTACTAACCTCAAGCTTCTCAAGAACCTCTTGCCAATGGCTGACAATGCCGACTTCAGGAAGGCATTCACTAACATCAAAATGGACAACAAGTGCCGT CTTGCTTCACTTATCGAGGCTGAATTGGGTATTACGTTGAACGTTAACAGTGTGTTTATGACCCAAATCAAGCGTTTGCACGAG TACAAACGTCAAACTCTTAACCTCTTCGGTGTCATCTACCGCTACCTTCGCATCAAGCAAGCTTCTCCCGAGGAACGTAAGAAGATCACCAAGCACACTGCCATCTTTGCTGGTAAAGCCGCTCCGGGTTACTACGTTGCCAAGTTGGTCATTCGTTTGATCAATAACGTCGCTCGAGTGGTCAACGATGATCCCGATGTCGGTGACCTCTTAAAGGTCGTTTTTATCCCCGATTACAGTGTGTCAATTGCCGAAGTTTTGGTACCCGCTTCAGACGTCAGTGTGCAGATTAGTACCGCCGGTACGGAGGCAAGTGGTACAAGTAACATGAAGTTGGCGTTGAACGGTGCTTTGTTGCTGGGTACGGTAGATGGTGCAAACGTCG AGATCGCTGAAGATGCCGGGGAAGATCAATCATTCCTCTTTGGACATCTTGCCGAACAGGTCGATGAGGTGCGCTACGCTAATACCTACCAGCCTACCCCTCTCGAGCAGCGTTCTCCTGAACTTGCACAGACGTTCAAGGCGATTGAGGCAGGTACTTTCGGAGATGGTGCTATCTATGCGCCGCTGTTGAAGACGGTTTATGAGCACGATTACTATCTA GTATCCAATGACTTCGGTTCTTACCTCTCTGCCGAAAAGCTCATGGATGAGTGCTATGACTCGGACAAGACAGAATGGACGCGCAAGTCGATCATCACCGCGTTCAACATGGGTGATTTCAGCAGTGACAGGTCGGTCCAGGACTATGCGGATGGTATCTGGAGTGTGGAACCTTGCGAAGTGCCAGAAGGTTTTTCAATCTAG
- a CDS encoding mitochondrial protein: MKSPTSTSTQDDMKAYYNEALKGGFRGALLAAAITGTSYFVFAKRSPTFRSLPLPAKAFGGVVISIPCMFICAERAALAYERAQWSGVGQKEIERNIERQSEKWGKMTQMEKAKNWVGNHKYSLISAAWVGSLGLAFGIVARNPYQTTAQKVVQARMWAQGLTVGLLVGGALLAGANSSPSDEYSKKREGDHSWRDILELDEHLTQEERAQLHGNTDPKKLKEIHEAALKRKAAVGKV, translated from the exons ATGAAG TCCcccacttccacttccactcAAGATGACATGAAAGCCTACTACAATGAAGCTCTGAAAGGTGGTTTTCGAGGAGCGTTGCTTGCTGCCGCCATCACGGGAACATCATACTTCGTTTTTGCTAAGCGTTCACCCACATTTCGCTCTTTACCCCTCCCTGCGAAGGCCTTTGGCGGAGTAGTCATTAGTATTCCTTGCATGTTCATCTGCGCCGAGAGAGCTGCTCTGGCGTATGAGCGGGCGCAATGGTCTGGTGTCGGtcagaaggagattgagcgCAACATAGAGAGGCAGTCAGAAAAGTGGGGGAAAATGACACAAATggaaaaggccaagaacTGGGTCGGAAATCACAAATACAGTCTTATTAGTGCTGC TTGGGTCGGATCATTGGGTTTAGCGTTCGGCATCGTCGCCAGAAACCCTTATCAGACTACAGCTCAGAAGGTAGTGCAAGCCCGTATGTGGGCTCAAG GCCTCACTGTTGGACTCTTAGTCGGAGGTGCCTTATTGGCCGGTGCCAACTCCAGTCCCTCCGATGAGTATAGTAAAAAGAGGGAAGGTGACCACTCATGGCGAGACATCCTCG AACTTGATGAACACTTGACTCAAGAGGAGCGTGCCCAGCTGCATGGGAATACCGACCCTAAGAAATTGAAGGAAATTCATGAGGCAGCGCTCAAAAGAAAAGCTGCGGTTGGCAAGGTATAG
- a CDS encoding HIV Tat-specific factor 1 codes for MALTPSRNRINRTIVCSLQILSGLYIYAPLFGRMPSNAPIPGQFEQDTRVSFDKVSGKWQYEDDEGTEHEWNGTAWIPIIDDELVRAQQAAYSVPGVDESTPSNAAIAREERRNKKRKKGEKDYTSNTSNAPATADTSRPAPAPSAPKKTGVWVTNLPPNTTVQKLADVFSKAGVLHIDDEGNPRIKMYYDDEGNFKGEAWVVYFKEGSVDLAITLLDDTELELGAGYPPMRVKVAEYFKDQDKGKDKEKKEKIEGEKKRLTAEEKQKMSKRMKTLQSKITWRSDDESDDPAAPLGGAPAPTNNRFARVVVLKGMFVLEELEKDPALLLELKEEVREEAATLGQVTSVILYDKEEDGVMTIKFKEPVSAQACVAKMNNRYFDGRVIYAGLYNGKERFKKSGGRTFDEDNDEEEKERLDNFAHWLVEGEDEEAAKK; via the exons ATGGCCCTCACGCCGTCGCGGAACAGAATCAATCGAACTATCGTTTGCTCTCTTCAGATATTGAGCGGTCTATACATTTACGCGCCACTATTTGGTAGAATGCCATCAAACGCCCCAATACCCGGCCAGTTCGAGCAGGACACTCGAGTCTCTTTTGACAAAGTTTCCGGCAAGTGGCAGtacgaagatgatgaaggcaCAGAACATGAATGGAATGGCACTGCTTGGATCCCCATT attgatgatgagcttgtAAGGGCACAGCAAGCAGCGTACTCGGTACCTGGTGTAGACGAATCA ACACCTTCTAACGCGGCGATCGCAAGAGAAGAACGTCGTAACAAGAAGCGtaagaagggagaaaaggattATACCTCAAATACCTCCAACGCCCCTGCTACGGCCGATACTTCCAGACCTGCTCCTGCCCCATCTGCACCCAAGAAGACTGGTGTTTGGGTCACAAATCTTCCGCCAAACACCACCGTTCAGAAGCTTGCCGATGtcttctccaaggccgGTGTCTTGCatattgatgatgaaggcaATCCTCGTATTAAGATGTACTATGATGACGAAGGGAACTTCAAAGGCGAAGCTTGGGTTGTATATTTCAAGGAAGGCAGTGTGGACCTTGCCATCACACTATTGGATGACACCGAGCTTGAGTTGGGTGCTGGGTACCCACCTATGAGGGTCAAAGTCGCAGAATATTTTAAAGATCAGGATAAGGGAaaggataaggagaagaaagagaaaattgaaggagaaaagaagagattgacGGCCGaagaaaagcaaaaaatgagcaagaggatgaagactCTTCAAAG CAAAATCACGTGGCGCTCGGATGACGAGTCTGACGATCCCGCTGCTCCTCTCGGAGGTGCTCCTGCCCCGACTAACAATCGTTTCGCTCGTGTAGTCGTGTTGAAGGGAATGTTCGTCCTTGAGGAATTAGAAAAAGATCCTGCGTTATTGCTAGAGCTGAAAGAGGAGgtcagagaagaagcagcgaCGCTTGGCCAAGTCACGAGTGTTATCTTGTATGAT aaagaggaagacggtGTAATGACCATCAAATTCAAGGAACCCGTGTCAGCGCAGGCGTGTGTAGCGAAGATGAACAACCGATATTTCGACGGTCGAGTG ATCTACGCCGGTCTCTATAACGGGAAGGAAAGATTCAAAAAATCTGGTGGACGGACGTTTGACGAAGAtaatgatgaggaagagaaggagcgaCTGGACAACTTTGCGCACTGGCTggtggagggcgaggatgaagaagccgCCAAGAAGTAA